A genomic window from Candidatus Edwardsbacteria bacterium includes:
- the panB gene encoding 3-methyl-2-oxobutanoate hydroxymethyltransferase — protein sequence MNTEKVTTRTLLKMKKKGEKIACLTAYDYLTAKMVDEAGIDLILVGDSVAMVFAGYENTLPITMEAMLYHTAAVKRGVKRAMVVADMPFLSYQTSISNAAQNAGQFLKESGAEAVKIEGGRVAAPIVKNLVERGIPVMGHLGLTPQSIHKFGGYQLQAKDKESAERLMAAAKALENAGCFAIVLEKIPYQVAQKVSQELTIPTIGIGAGPYCDGQILVVDDMEGRYEGFEAKFVRRYADLAGQMRTAFKAYHKDVKEKSFPSLDESFSQE from the coding sequence ATGAATACCGAGAAAGTCACCACCCGGACCCTGCTTAAGATGAAGAAAAAGGGCGAAAAGATCGCCTGTCTTACGGCTTATGATTATCTGACGGCCAAAATGGTGGACGAGGCCGGAATAGATCTGATCCTGGTGGGAGACTCGGTAGCCATGGTCTTTGCCGGATACGAAAACACCCTGCCGATAACCATGGAGGCCATGCTCTATCATACCGCCGCGGTCAAGCGGGGCGTCAAGCGGGCCATGGTGGTGGCCGACATGCCGTTCCTCTCCTACCAGACCTCGATATCCAATGCCGCCCAGAATGCCGGACAATTTTTAAAGGAGTCCGGAGCCGAGGCGGTCAAGATCGAGGGCGGCCGGGTAGCGGCGCCCATCGTCAAGAACCTGGTGGAGCGCGGCATCCCGGTGATGGGCCATCTGGGGTTGACCCCTCAGTCCATCCACAAGTTCGGAGGCTACCAGCTGCAGGCCAAGGACAAGGAATCGGCCGAGCGGCTGATGGCGGCGGCCAAGGCTCTGGAGAACGCCGGCTGTTTCGCCATCGTGCTGGAGAAGATCCCCTATCAGGTGGCCCAGAAGGTCAGTCAGGAGCTGACCATTCCCACCATCGGCATAGGGGCCGGGCCTTATTGCGATGGGCAGATATTGGTGGTGGACGACATGGAGGGCCGCTACGAGGGCTTCGAGGCCAAGTTCGTCCGCAGGTATGCCGACCTGGCCGGGCAGATGAGGACGGCCTTCAAGGCCTACCACAAGGACGTCAAGGAAAAGTCCTTCCCCTCGCTGGACGAGAGTTTTTCCCAGGAGTAG
- the panC gene encoding pantoate--beta-alanine ligase, giving the protein MKISKTIKQLRQAIALQEKQGRRIGFVPTMGALHEGHLSLIRLAKKHSDFVVVSIFVNPTQFGPKEDYKKYPRDLKKDAALCKTAGADLIFSPSPEEIYPKNFSTYINVEGLTQGLCGASRPGHFRGVATVVVKLFNIVQPDAAVFGQKDAQQLAVIRQMTKDLDLPVKIIGAPIVRERDGLAMSSRNAYLTMEERAEAPALYRSLQLAGSMVKSGKRKADSVKREIAKLLYRDAPLGEIDYIEIVDNETLRPVKVIQKNTLIALAVKFPNARLIDNIVLA; this is encoded by the coding sequence ATGAAAATAAGTAAAACTATAAAACAACTCCGGCAGGCCATCGCTCTGCAGGAAAAACAGGGTAGGCGAATAGGTTTTGTGCCCACCATGGGGGCCTTGCATGAGGGGCATCTATCGCTGATACGTTTAGCGAAGAAACATTCTGACTTCGTAGTTGTCTCGATTTTTGTCAATCCCACCCAGTTCGGGCCAAAAGAAGATTACAAGAAATATCCCCGCGACCTGAAAAAAGATGCGGCATTATGCAAAACAGCCGGGGCCGATCTGATATTTTCGCCAAGTCCTGAAGAGATATATCCTAAAAATTTTTCCACTTATATCAACGTGGAGGGCCTGACCCAGGGGCTGTGCGGGGCCTCGCGCCCCGGTCATTTTCGTGGCGTGGCTACGGTGGTGGTTAAATTGTTCAACATAGTTCAGCCGGACGCGGCGGTCTTCGGGCAGAAGGACGCCCAGCAGTTGGCGGTGATAAGGCAAATGACGAAGGACCTGGACCTGCCGGTAAAAATAATTGGCGCACCGATAGTGCGGGAGCGTGACGGGCTGGCCATGAGTTCGCGCAATGCGTATCTGACAATGGAAGAAAGGGCGGAGGCGCCGGCGCTGTATAGGTCTCTTCAATTGGCGGGAAGTATGGTAAAAAGCGGAAAGCGAAAAGCGGATAGCGTGAAACGTGAAATAGCGAAATTGTTATACCGTGATGCGCCGCTGGGGGAGATAGATTATATCGAGATAGTGGATAACGAGACATTAAGGCCGGTAAAGGTAATTCAAAAAAATACTTTGATCGCTTTAGCTGTGAAGTTTCCGAATGCAAGATTAATTGATAATATCGTACTTGCCTGA